The following are encoded in a window of Nakamurella sp. A5-74 genomic DNA:
- a CDS encoding reverse transcriptase family protein has product MTSNNAQRLATTLADAALAGDWDADHLRLSLFRVVGRRRAWLRDLAAELLEAHPRPPADRPRELAMFILASAAFERARVAPRPLPVPKLVLPAPTSTVHRPFRTPRIDDAGALADLLGITIAELDAHADTRLRARRARSAGIAHYRYEWVKRSAGARLLEVPKPRMRTCHRQILDEVLAPIPVHPACHGFVLGRSAITGAREHVGAQLVVTLDLEHFFASVTAARVWGVLRAAGYPEPVAHLLTGLTTHATPVAVLTTMPAGRDPSRDFRLRRRLAAPHLPQGASTSPQLANLVLFPLDRRLAALAESAGATYTRYADDLTFSGTRHALRGNASGLIAAVGRIVREEAFRVHPDKTRVRHAHERQSVTGIVVNQRTNVARSEYDQVKAVLHEARQRGPGAANRTGQPDFRAHLLGRISWIASTNSDRGARLRASFEAVDWSV; this is encoded by the coding sequence ATGACCTCGAACAATGCTCAGCGGCTCGCGACCACGCTGGCGGACGCCGCACTGGCCGGTGACTGGGACGCTGACCACCTGCGACTGAGCCTGTTCCGCGTGGTGGGGCGACGTCGGGCCTGGCTCAGGGACCTGGCCGCGGAACTACTCGAGGCCCATCCACGGCCCCCCGCGGACCGCCCCCGCGAGCTGGCCATGTTCATCCTGGCCAGCGCCGCATTCGAGCGCGCCCGAGTGGCGCCACGACCGCTCCCCGTTCCGAAACTCGTGCTGCCGGCGCCCACCTCGACCGTCCATCGGCCGTTCCGCACCCCCCGCATCGACGATGCGGGCGCACTGGCCGACCTGCTGGGCATCACCATCGCGGAACTCGACGCCCACGCCGACACCCGTCTCCGCGCGCGCCGGGCCCGATCGGCCGGGATCGCCCACTACCGCTACGAGTGGGTCAAGCGGTCGGCGGGTGCGCGGCTGCTCGAGGTGCCGAAACCACGGATGAGGACCTGCCACCGACAGATCCTCGACGAGGTACTCGCCCCCATCCCGGTGCATCCCGCCTGCCACGGATTCGTCCTGGGGCGGTCGGCGATCACCGGCGCTCGCGAGCACGTGGGCGCCCAGTTGGTGGTGACCTTGGATCTGGAGCACTTCTTCGCTTCGGTGACCGCAGCCCGGGTCTGGGGGGTGCTGCGTGCCGCCGGCTACCCGGAACCGGTGGCCCACCTGTTGACCGGACTCACCACCCACGCCACCCCGGTGGCCGTTCTCACGACCATGCCTGCCGGGCGGGACCCGTCGCGCGACTTCCGTCTTCGTCGCCGACTGGCCGCGCCCCACCTGCCGCAGGGTGCCTCGACCTCCCCTCAATTGGCCAATCTGGTCCTGTTCCCGCTCGACCGCCGGCTCGCTGCACTCGCCGAGTCCGCCGGGGCCACCTACACCCGCTACGCCGACGATCTGACGTTCTCCGGAACCCGACATGCACTGCGCGGCAATGCCTCTGGCCTGATCGCCGCCGTCGGCCGGATCGTGCGTGAGGAGGCGTTCCGGGTGCACCCCGACAAGACCCGCGTTCGACACGCACATGAACGGCAGAGCGTCACCGGGATCGTGGTCAACCAGCGCACCAACGTCGCCCGCAGTGAGTACGACCAGGTGAAAGCGGTGCTGCACGAGGCACGGCAGCGCGGTCCCGGCGCGGCGAACAGGACCGGACAGCCAGACTTCCGCGCCCACCTGCTGGGCCGGATCTCCTGGATCGCCTCCACCAACTCGGACCGCGGAGCGCGCCTCCGCGCGAGCTTCGAAGCCGTCGACTGGTCTGTCTGA
- a CDS encoding solute carrier family 23 protein, with product MAFGWKVVPSDAPPGSVVKPDERLSWPKTIGIGAQHIVAMFGATFVFPLIMGLNANLAIMFSGVCTIIFLLVVQNKIPSYLGTSASFVGAVVAIRAAGGDNGSVTGAILVAGVVLAIVGLIVHFVGARVIRNLLPPVVSGAVVLLIGFNLAPVVANTYWPQDMTVALLTALFTIIAAVAFRGFWSRIAIFLALIFGYLLSWLFDGVFGQITSVLPGQGLLNQAGEKCAAAGPYCVATPFAHDRVDLSGVGAADWFGLPTMHAPTFGVNFILLALPGVIALIAENTGHVRAVAEMTGEDLDPYMGRALFGDGLGTTIASAFGGSPTTTYAENIGVMAATRVYSTAAYYVAAIVAILLGLVPKFGAIVNATPGGVLGGITVVLYGMIGLLGAKIWKENRVDFGNPVNLVPIAAGIICGIGNVTMGFGSQFALSGIALGTIVTIVGYHLARWLAPQELKEPLGGGKSYVGGAAISTGDVVDDSGRPVKEARGKEG from the coding sequence ATGGCATTCGGTTGGAAAGTGGTTCCCAGTGATGCCCCGCCCGGATCGGTGGTCAAGCCGGACGAACGCCTGAGTTGGCCGAAGACGATCGGCATCGGTGCCCAGCACATCGTGGCGATGTTCGGGGCGACCTTCGTGTTCCCGTTGATCATGGGCCTGAACGCGAACCTGGCCATCATGTTCTCCGGCGTCTGCACGATCATCTTCTTGTTGGTGGTGCAGAACAAGATCCCCAGCTATCTGGGCACCTCAGCCTCCTTCGTCGGTGCCGTGGTCGCGATCCGGGCCGCCGGCGGCGACAACGGAAGCGTCACCGGAGCCATCCTGGTGGCCGGTGTCGTGCTGGCGATCGTCGGCCTGATCGTGCACTTCGTCGGAGCCCGGGTGATCAGAAACCTGCTGCCGCCGGTGGTTTCGGGTGCTGTCGTGCTGCTGATCGGCTTCAACCTGGCGCCGGTGGTGGCCAACACCTATTGGCCCCAGGACATGACGGTCGCCCTGCTGACGGCGCTCTTCACGATCATCGCGGCGGTCGCGTTCCGCGGCTTCTGGTCGCGGATCGCGATCTTCCTGGCGCTCATCTTCGGGTATCTGCTGTCGTGGCTCTTCGATGGCGTCTTCGGCCAGATCACCTCTGTGCTGCCGGGCCAGGGCCTGTTGAACCAGGCGGGTGAGAAGTGTGCGGCCGCCGGTCCCTACTGCGTGGCAACACCTTTCGCCCACGACCGGGTCGACCTGAGCGGTGTCGGTGCGGCCGACTGGTTCGGACTGCCGACCATGCACGCGCCGACGTTCGGGGTGAACTTCATCCTGCTCGCGCTGCCCGGCGTCATCGCGCTCATCGCGGAGAACACCGGCCACGTCCGCGCGGTCGCCGAGATGACCGGCGAGGACCTGGACCCGTACATGGGTCGCGCGCTCTTCGGCGACGGCCTCGGCACCACGATCGCCTCCGCCTTCGGCGGGTCGCCGACCACCACCTACGCCGAGAACATCGGCGTGATGGCGGCGACCCGGGTCTACTCGACGGCGGCCTACTACGTGGCGGCGATCGTGGCGATCCTGTTGGGGCTGGTACCGAAGTTCGGTGCCATCGTCAACGCGACCCCGGGTGGTGTGCTCGGCGGGATCACCGTGGTGCTCTACGGGATGATCGGCCTGTTGGGCGCCAAGATCTGGAAGGAGAACCGGGTCGACTTCGGCAATCCGGTCAACCTGGTCCCGATCGCCGCCGGGATCATCTGCGGCATCGGCAACGTCACGATGGGTTTCGGCTCGCAGTTCGCCCTCAGTGGTATCGCGCTCGGCACCATCGTGACGATCGTCGGCTACCACCTCGCCCGCTGGCTCGCGCCGCAGGAGCTCAAGGAACCCCTCGGTGGCGGCAAGAGCTACGTCGGCGGAGCAGCGATCTCCACCGGCGACGTCGTGGACGATTCCGGGCGACCGGTGAAGGAGGCTCGCGGCAAGGAGGGCTGA
- a CDS encoding TIGR03620 family F420-dependent LLM class oxidoreductase, translating into MTASGPRPARIVAQHIGGAHGVTVDIGTDGRHGERAQQLATAGYGALWIAGGSLHSLDLVLELLQATERAVIATGIIPLDVFGPDEVIRVYRLAEQHHPGRFLVGLGGPQQSRALAKLGAFLDSLDRAGVPADRRILAALGPVKLRLAAERALGAVPLLVTADWVRTTRAALGEAVALVVSLPVALTGTAESGRAALRPMLDFLLQVNGYRQNLLRCGFTAEELDGRSDRVIDGITAHGDTGAIARRVQEYLDAGADQVDLSPVGEAAHRDSLVLAPVLQA; encoded by the coding sequence ATGACTGCCTCCGGACCCCGTCCTGCCCGCATCGTCGCCCAGCACATCGGGGGTGCGCACGGGGTCACGGTCGACATCGGGACAGACGGTCGGCACGGCGAGCGGGCACAGCAGTTGGCGACCGCCGGCTACGGCGCGCTGTGGATCGCCGGCGGGAGTCTGCACTCCCTCGATCTCGTGCTGGAGCTCCTGCAGGCGACCGAGCGAGCGGTGATCGCGACGGGGATCATTCCGCTGGACGTCTTCGGTCCCGACGAGGTGATCCGGGTGTACCGGCTCGCCGAGCAGCACCATCCCGGTCGATTCCTCGTGGGTCTCGGTGGACCGCAACAGTCGCGGGCGCTGGCGAAGCTCGGCGCGTTCCTGGATTCGCTGGACCGTGCGGGAGTTCCTGCTGATCGCCGCATCCTGGCTGCGCTGGGCCCGGTCAAGCTGCGACTCGCTGCCGAGCGAGCACTCGGAGCTGTGCCGCTGCTCGTCACGGCCGACTGGGTGCGGACCACTCGGGCCGCGCTCGGCGAGGCAGTGGCACTCGTGGTCTCACTGCCGGTTGCACTGACCGGCACCGCTGAGTCGGGGCGGGCTGCACTCCGCCCGATGCTGGATTTCCTGTTGCAGGTCAACGGGTATCGACAGAACCTGCTGCGCTGTGGATTTACCGCGGAGGAGCTCGACGGTCGGTCCGACAGGGTGATCGACGGGATCACCGCCCACGGCGACACGGGTGCGATCGCGCGTCGTGTGCAGGAGTACCTGGACGCTGGTGCGGACCAGGTCGATCTCTCGCCGGTGGGGGAGGCAGCGCACCGCGACTCGCTCGTGCTGGCGCCGGTGCTGCAGGCCTGA
- a CDS encoding PLP-dependent transferase, translating into MTAPTPDAASGFDTRQIHAGASPDRSHGSRIPPIHLTAGYVFDSHQQAHERFTGDDTGYSYSRLGNPTVGVVEQRLADLEGGTDAILLASGAAATNVALLALLGAGDHFLSSRALYQGTANLFTENFARFGIEVEFVDHPSDPDDWARRIRPTTRLLFAEPIPNPTNDLIDLELVAGVAHHHGLPFVVDNTLATPYLLRPLEWGADVVIHSASKFLTGQGAALSGVVVSGESFDWAAVPALFPHLNSPSAALHGKSFTQVHGRRAFSAYARDVVSARTGATVSPFNAFLLRQGLETLSLRMRQHSRNALAVAQWLDDRSEVLSVDHPGLASNAFHALARKYLPAGQGSVFTFTVAGGEAGAAAIIGALQVFSHMTHIGDVRSLVLHPSSTTHWLLDDAERTRLGIHAGTIRVSVGTEDARDLLDDLQQAFDSVALTELGIVQWQSFPTTDAASSVASAQFAEVSAP; encoded by the coding sequence ATGACTGCACCCACCCCCGACGCCGCGTCCGGGTTCGACACCCGGCAGATCCATGCGGGCGCCTCTCCCGATCGCAGCCACGGCTCCCGGATCCCGCCGATCCACCTCACCGCCGGGTACGTGTTCGACAGTCACCAGCAGGCGCACGAGCGGTTCACCGGTGACGACACCGGCTACAGCTACTCCCGGCTGGGCAACCCGACCGTCGGCGTCGTCGAGCAGCGACTGGCAGACCTCGAGGGCGGGACCGACGCGATCCTGCTCGCCTCGGGTGCTGCGGCGACGAACGTGGCCCTGCTCGCGCTACTGGGTGCGGGCGATCACTTCTTGTCCTCCAGGGCGCTGTACCAAGGCACGGCCAACCTGTTCACAGAGAACTTCGCCCGATTCGGGATCGAGGTCGAGTTCGTCGACCATCCGTCCGATCCCGACGACTGGGCGCGTCGGATCAGACCGACCACTCGCCTGTTGTTCGCGGAGCCCATTCCCAACCCCACCAATGATCTGATCGACCTGGAGCTGGTGGCGGGCGTCGCACACCACCACGGTCTGCCGTTCGTCGTCGACAACACCCTGGCCACGCCGTATCTGCTGCGCCCGCTCGAGTGGGGGGCCGACGTGGTGATCCACTCCGCCTCGAAGTTCCTCACCGGTCAGGGCGCGGCATTGTCCGGCGTGGTCGTCAGCGGCGAGAGCTTCGACTGGGCCGCAGTTCCTGCACTGTTCCCACACCTCAACTCACCGTCTGCAGCGTTGCACGGCAAGAGCTTCACGCAGGTGCACGGCCGACGGGCGTTCTCCGCGTATGCCCGTGACGTCGTCTCCGCCAGGACCGGCGCGACGGTCTCGCCGTTCAACGCGTTCCTGCTCCGGCAGGGCCTGGAGACGTTGTCGCTGCGGATGCGGCAGCACTCCCGCAACGCGCTCGCCGTGGCGCAGTGGCTCGACGACCGCTCCGAGGTGCTGTCGGTGGACCATCCGGGGTTGGCCTCGAACGCTTTCCACGCTCTCGCCCGGAAGTACTTGCCGGCCGGCCAGGGGTCGGTGTTCACCTTCACCGTGGCCGGCGGCGAGGCTGGTGCTGCCGCCATCATCGGTGCGCTGCAGGTTTTCTCGCACATGACTCACATCGGCGACGTCCGCTCGCTGGTGCTGCACCCGTCGTCCACCACGCACTGGCTGCTCGACGACGCCGAGCGCACCCGACTCGGCATCCACGCCGGCACCATCCGCGTCTCCGTCGGGACCGAGGATGCCCGAGATCTGTTGGACGATCTGCAGCAGGCGTTCGACTCCGTCGCGCTGACTGAGCTCGGAATCGTTCAGTGGCAGAGCTTTCCAACCACGGATGCCGCGTCCTCGGTGGCGTCCGCGCAGTTCGCCGAGGTCAGCGCCCCGTGA
- a CDS encoding LLM class flavin-dependent oxidoreductase — MTRLQHFGWFFSRGFGPQAWGRDDYRWNYRWERPDIYQQSVRTLEQAGMDLVIIEDAPSIGHPGTLDLRVRAAYGGPKHDPLLLAPYLLAATSHIGVVPTVNAGTVHPYPAARQFATLAHLAAGRFGINVVTDVGSAHHYGLERLTHDGAYDRADEWMQVIRELWHSWDDGALIADVETGRFADGAKIRAPRFDGEYFRAEGPLNALPFGELGDPVIVSPGGSPRGLQFAGKQSDVQLALAPMDVSAVRGYREKVLQAATEAGRSAADIRILFVIKPEIVADSETVDRVVAASREPSEADLIRVLEGHSSDLETNLIDVGLDTVVDPGFFAEHVSRGSIRALLGDGTAGWPTLREAGTRLARKGKIADREGLVGTADQVADFIEEFGKVADNDGFIFSGDLHPTTLYRMLGDLVPILRRRGLLRNEFGAGGFRANLLDF, encoded by the coding sequence GTGACGCGGCTGCAGCACTTCGGCTGGTTCTTCAGCCGCGGATTCGGACCGCAGGCCTGGGGCCGGGACGACTACCGCTGGAACTACCGGTGGGAGCGCCCGGACATCTACCAGCAGTCGGTCCGGACACTCGAGCAGGCCGGGATGGACCTGGTGATCATCGAGGACGCACCGTCGATCGGTCATCCGGGGACACTCGACCTGCGGGTCCGCGCGGCGTACGGCGGTCCGAAGCACGACCCGTTGTTGTTGGCGCCCTATCTGTTGGCGGCCACCAGCCACATCGGAGTCGTGCCCACTGTCAACGCCGGCACCGTCCACCCCTACCCGGCGGCGCGGCAGTTCGCGACGTTGGCCCATCTGGCTGCCGGCCGGTTCGGGATCAACGTCGTCACCGATGTCGGCAGCGCCCACCACTACGGGCTCGAGCGCCTCACCCACGACGGTGCCTACGACCGGGCCGACGAGTGGATGCAGGTGATCAGGGAGCTGTGGCACAGCTGGGACGACGGCGCGTTGATCGCCGACGTCGAGACCGGCCGGTTCGCCGACGGCGCGAAGATCCGGGCCCCCCGGTTCGACGGAGAGTACTTCCGCGCCGAGGGACCGCTCAACGCGCTGCCCTTCGGCGAGCTCGGCGACCCGGTGATCGTCTCTCCTGGCGGATCCCCGCGGGGCCTGCAGTTCGCCGGGAAGCAGTCGGACGTCCAGCTGGCCCTGGCGCCGATGGACGTCTCCGCCGTCAGGGGGTACCGGGAGAAGGTCCTGCAGGCAGCCACCGAAGCCGGCCGCAGCGCCGCCGACATCCGGATCCTGTTCGTCATCAAACCGGAGATCGTCGCCGACAGCGAGACCGTCGACCGGGTGGTGGCAGCATCCCGCGAGCCGTCCGAAGCCGACCTGATCCGGGTACTGGAAGGTCATTCCAGCGATCTGGAGACCAATCTGATCGATGTCGGGCTGGACACCGTCGTCGATCCCGGCTTCTTCGCCGAGCACGTCTCCCGTGGCAGCATCCGCGCCCTGCTGGGCGACGGCACAGCCGGCTGGCCGACGTTGCGGGAGGCCGGAACCCGTTTGGCGCGCAAGGGGAAGATCGCAGACCGGGAGGGTCTGGTCGGTACGGCCGACCAGGTGGCGGACTTCATCGAGGAGTTCGGCAAGGTCGCCGACAACGACGGCTTCATCTTCTCCGGCGACCTGCACCCGACGACGCTGTACCGCATGCTCGGCGACCTGGTGCCGATCTTGCGCCGAAGAGGCTTACTGCGCAACGAGTTCGGCGCCGGCGGCTTCCGTGCCAACCTGCTCGACTTCTGA
- a CDS encoding ABC transporter ATP-binding protein, whose product MAETPVVELPPAGARGAGAREPSGGSGVLEAEARPDTPEIPAAPLRSLIGYLAEHRRVLVVIVVMSLAGAGLTLLQPLLIQRIISSVGGSGSLSTAASWLVAAVLGAAVAGAIQQFLLERTAEGVVLSARRRLVSHLLRLPIAVYDTRRAGDLVSRVGSDTTMVRTALTGGLVDALGGGVVFLGSLVAMVFIDPVLLGITLAVVAVAAASVIVVSGRIQRLTRSAQDAVGRLASGVERGVSGVRTIRAAGATEREIDRVGAEATSAYDFGVRVARIGALLWPISGLAVQGSFLAVLGLGGYRVAAGVLSVADLVQFVLYLFMMLMPLGQFFGAVTTVRAALGALARIDEILAVPAEQDHEPADRRSAPPAAVRSGGVEITFTGVDFRYQADRSVLREVSFTVPRGSTTAVVGPSGAGKSTLLALVERFYDPTAGSIRMDGVDLRALPRSVVRSRIGYVEQDAPVLAGTIRDNLVLAAPAADDVRCREVLAAVDLLARVEEYPDGLDAVLGDDGAGLSGGERQRLAIARALITEAPLLLLDEPTASLDSRTEQALTAAIASVASRRTVLIVAHRLATVIHADRIVVLDRGRVAAIGTHTELLDSNDLYRQLAQHQLLA is encoded by the coding sequence GTGGCTGAGACACCGGTGGTGGAGCTGCCCCCGGCAGGCGCGCGAGGGGCCGGGGCGCGAGAGCCCTCGGGAGGATCCGGGGTGCTGGAGGCCGAGGCGCGACCGGACACACCGGAGATCCCGGCGGCGCCGTTGCGCAGCCTGATCGGATACCTCGCCGAACACCGTCGGGTGCTCGTCGTCATCGTCGTGATGTCGCTGGCCGGGGCGGGCCTGACCCTGCTGCAACCGCTCCTGATCCAGCGCATCATCTCCTCCGTCGGCGGTTCGGGCTCGCTGAGCACGGCAGCTTCCTGGCTGGTGGCTGCCGTGCTCGGCGCGGCGGTCGCCGGGGCCATCCAGCAGTTCCTGTTGGAACGGACTGCGGAGGGGGTCGTGCTGTCTGCGCGTCGCCGGCTGGTGTCGCACCTGCTGCGCCTGCCGATCGCCGTCTACGACACCCGTCGGGCGGGGGACCTGGTGTCCAGGGTCGGCTCGGACACCACAATGGTCCGGACCGCACTCACCGGCGGGCTGGTCGACGCGCTCGGGGGCGGGGTGGTCTTCCTCGGTTCCCTGGTGGCCATGGTGTTCATCGACCCGGTGCTGCTGGGCATCACGCTCGCCGTGGTGGCGGTCGCAGCGGCCAGCGTGATCGTCGTGTCCGGACGCATCCAACGGTTGACCCGCTCGGCGCAGGACGCGGTGGGGCGGTTGGCATCCGGGGTGGAGCGCGGGGTGTCGGGGGTACGCACGATCCGCGCGGCCGGAGCCACCGAACGGGAAATCGACCGGGTCGGAGCCGAGGCCACCAGCGCGTACGACTTCGGGGTCAGGGTGGCCAGGATCGGTGCGCTGCTGTGGCCGATCAGCGGACTCGCCGTGCAGGGATCGTTCCTCGCGGTGCTCGGACTGGGTGGCTACCGGGTGGCCGCCGGCGTGCTGAGCGTCGCCGACCTGGTGCAGTTCGTGCTGTACCTGTTCATGATGCTGATGCCACTCGGACAGTTCTTCGGGGCGGTGACCACGGTCAGGGCGGCACTGGGCGCCCTGGCCAGGATCGACGAGATCCTGGCCGTCCCGGCAGAGCAGGACCACGAGCCCGCGGACCGCCGGTCCGCTCCGCCGGCCGCGGTGCGCAGCGGGGGTGTCGAGATCACCTTCACCGGCGTCGATTTTCGCTACCAGGCCGATCGGAGCGTGCTCAGGGAGGTGAGCTTCACCGTTCCCCGCGGATCGACGACCGCCGTGGTCGGACCTTCCGGAGCGGGCAAGTCGACGCTGCTGGCGCTCGTGGAGCGGTTCTACGATCCGACGGCCGGCTCGATCCGGATGGACGGCGTGGACCTGCGTGCGCTGCCGCGCAGCGTGGTGCGGTCCCGGATCGGCTACGTCGAACAGGATGCTCCCGTGCTGGCCGGCACGATCCGCGACAACCTCGTGCTGGCAGCGCCGGCGGCCGACGACGTCCGCTGCCGTGAGGTGCTGGCAGCGGTGGATCTGCTGGCGCGGGTGGAGGAGTACCCGGACGGGCTCGATGCCGTACTCGGGGACGACGGGGCCGGCCTCTCCGGCGGCGAGCGACAACGGTTGGCCATCGCCAGGGCCTTGATCACCGAGGCGCCGCTGCTGCTGCTGGACGAGCCGACCGCCAGCCTCGATTCACGGACGGAGCAGGCCCTCACCGCGGCCATCGCGTCCGTTGCCTCCCGGCGGACCGTGCTGATCGTCGCGCATCGACTGGCGACCGTGATCCACGCCGACCGGATCGTCGTGCTGGACCGTGGGCGGGTGGCTGCCATCGGTACCCATACCGAACTGCTCGACAGCAACGATCTCTACCGCCAGTTGGCTCAGCACCAGCTACTGGCCTGA
- a CDS encoding ATP-binding protein → MDPIKNPYAPGAGQRPPELAGRDDQLDAFGITLQRVAHGRPERSVVLTGLRGVGKTVLLNALRSAAVRAGWGTGKWEARPDQRLRRPLAAALHTAVRELGRSERTDTDHVLGVLRSFAQRDAIDAGGKVRDRWSIGIDVPAVAGRADSGDIEIDLVELLTEIGGAAADLGRGVGLFVDEMQDLHPDDVSALCAACHEISQAGLPVLIVGAGLPHLPAVLSAAKSYSERLFRYARIDRLPREAADRALQSPALQEQAAFDDAALTAMYELTSGYPYFIQAYGKVAWDAAPGSPITAADIVVAAPSAEAELAVGFFGSRYERATPGEREYLRAMADAAAALEPAELDDVRSVPTSAVADLLGRKPQSLSPARDALLKKGLIYSGERGRIAFTVPHFGQYLLSVG, encoded by the coding sequence GTGGATCCCATCAAGAACCCGTACGCCCCCGGCGCCGGCCAACGCCCACCCGAACTCGCTGGACGCGACGACCAGCTCGACGCCTTCGGGATCACCCTGCAGCGGGTGGCGCACGGGCGTCCCGAGCGGTCGGTCGTGCTCACCGGACTGCGCGGGGTCGGCAAGACGGTATTGCTGAATGCTCTGCGCTCGGCTGCGGTCCGCGCCGGCTGGGGTACCGGTAAGTGGGAGGCGCGACCGGACCAACGTCTGCGTCGCCCGTTGGCCGCTGCGCTGCACACGGCGGTGCGGGAACTGGGCCGGTCGGAGCGCACCGACACCGATCACGTCCTCGGGGTGCTCCGCTCGTTCGCGCAGCGGGATGCCATCGATGCGGGTGGCAAGGTGCGGGATCGCTGGTCGATCGGCATCGATGTTCCCGCCGTCGCGGGCCGCGCCGATTCCGGTGACATCGAGATCGATCTGGTCGAGTTGCTCACCGAGATCGGCGGCGCCGCAGCGGATCTCGGACGCGGGGTCGGTCTGTTCGTCGACGAGATGCAGGACCTGCACCCGGACGACGTGTCGGCGCTGTGCGCGGCCTGCCACGAGATCAGTCAGGCGGGTCTGCCGGTGCTGATCGTCGGTGCGGGGCTCCCCCACCTGCCCGCGGTGCTGAGCGCGGCGAAGTCCTACAGCGAGCGACTGTTCCGCTATGCCCGCATCGATCGGCTTCCCCGCGAGGCGGCCGACCGAGCGCTGCAATCACCTGCGCTGCAGGAACAAGCAGCGTTCGACGATGCGGCACTGACGGCCATGTACGAACTGACCAGCGGCTATCCCTACTTCATCCAGGCCTACGGCAAGGTCGCCTGGGACGCAGCCCCCGGTTCGCCGATCACCGCCGCCGACATCGTCGTCGCCGCGCCGAGCGCCGAGGCCGAGCTGGCGGTCGGGTTCTTCGGATCCCGGTACGAGCGGGCCACCCCCGGGGAACGTGAGTACCTGCGGGCGATGGCCGATGCCGCGGCTGCACTCGAGCCCGCCGAGCTGGACGACGTGCGTTCCGTCCCCACCTCAGCGGTCGCGGACCTGTTGGGTCGCAAGCCACAATCACTCTCGCCGGCCCGTGACGCACTGCTCAAGAAAGGCCTCATCTACTCCGGCGAACGCGGGCGGATCGCCTTCACCGTGCCGCACTTCGGCCAGTACCTGCTGTCGGTGGGCTGA
- a CDS encoding NAD(P)/FAD-dependent oxidoreductase, which produces MDAHTAGPETLWDVAIVGAGPAGAAAALAALKARPDASVLLLDAAEFPRDKVCGDGVAPQALDVLGALGVDLDELVAGTAPITSLDLVSPSGVRASGAFARPARVIPRKLLDERLVRAALAAGAQLARCRVRSIVRRGDHVLVADSYRARVVIGADGAESVVRRTSGAAPAPAGTVAVAVRGYVAADPWPAGRQLLRMATADWPAYAWAFPVGDGTANVGYGQLLTGTPPSRAHLTQRLGELLPDAAGAQVRGHRLPLSTGRPDYGHDRVLLVGDAASLINPLTGEGIYYAVVSGSLAGVAALAADPVAQYRRSMRTALDKHLRQSDLVNKATRRSGFVDVATAAAGSDRRLFASLVEFGLADGRLGARDLVALLRACAASPAGVVRC; this is translated from the coding sequence ATGGACGCGCACACCGCTGGCCCGGAGACGCTCTGGGATGTCGCGATCGTCGGCGCCGGACCTGCGGGTGCGGCGGCAGCGCTCGCCGCCCTGAAGGCGCGTCCCGACGCCTCGGTGCTGCTGCTCGACGCCGCGGAGTTCCCGCGCGACAAGGTGTGCGGTGACGGCGTCGCACCCCAGGCCCTGGACGTGCTCGGCGCCCTCGGCGTCGATCTCGACGAGCTCGTCGCCGGCACCGCACCGATCACCTCGCTGGATCTGGTCTCCCCCAGCGGTGTCCGCGCCTCCGGTGCGTTCGCCCGGCCCGCCCGGGTGATCCCGCGAAAGCTGTTGGACGAACGGCTGGTCCGTGCGGCGCTCGCCGCCGGCGCGCAGCTGGCCCGCTGCCGGGTGCGATCGATTGTCCGCCGCGGCGATCACGTCCTGGTCGCCGACTCATACCGGGCACGGGTCGTCATCGGCGCCGACGGAGCCGAATCGGTGGTGCGCCGCACGAGCGGAGCGGCACCGGCGCCCGCCGGAACGGTGGCCGTGGCGGTCCGCGGCTACGTCGCCGCCGATCCGTGGCCGGCCGGCCGGCAACTGCTGCGGATGGCCACCGCGGATTGGCCCGCCTACGCGTGGGCGTTCCCGGTGGGCGACGGCACCGCCAACGTGGGTTACGGCCAACTGCTCACCGGAACGCCACCCAGTCGCGCCCACCTCACGCAGCGACTGGGTGAGCTGTTGCCCGACGCCGCCGGTGCGCAGGTGCGAGGTCACCGGCTGCCGCTGTCGACCGGACGCCCGGACTACGGCCACGACCGGGTGCTGCTGGTCGGGGACGCGGCCTCGTTGATCAACCCGCTCACCGGCGAGGGCATCTACTACGCGGTCGTGTCAGGCTCGCTCGCCGGCGTCGCGGCGCTGGCCGCAGACCCCGTCGCGCAGTATCGACGGTCGATGCGGACGGCCCTGGACAAGCACCTGCGCCAGAGCGATCTGGTGAACAAGGCCACCCGACGGTCAGGCTTCGTCGACGTCGCGACCGCAGCGGCCGGCTCCGACCGGCGGCTGTTCGCCTCCCTCGTCGAGTTCGGCCTCGCCGACGGGCGACTCGGCGCGCGCGATCTGGTCGCACTGCTCAGGGCGTGCGCCGCTTCCCCCGCTGGGGTCGTGCGGTGCTGA